The DNA region TCGCAGGTCCGAACTGTGAGACCACGACCGTGTTCTCGTTCGAGTCCCGGGGCTACATGTACGTGGAGACCCAGCCACGAGGCCCAGAGGCTCCGATGAATGTAACGTTTGACTTCAGGTCGGAGGGACCTGTTGGGACTCTGGTCCAGCACAGAGTGGACGACCTGGTCCTCAGCATCGAGCTGTGTGACGGACATCTGTGTCTCCGCAGCCTGAGGGGTCAAGGATCCGGCACCCTGGTTCAACAGCTGCCCGAGTTCTTGTCTGACAGCAGGTGGCACAGGGTGGAAGCCTCATTGGGCGGCgtgttcagcttcatcaggcTGATCTGCACGGGACAGAACTGCACCGGattctctggagctgaggtccAGCTGCGCCGGCCCCCAAACGTGGTCCCTGAACCAGGAGCCGCTCGCCAGAGCCTCTTCATAGGAGGGGGCCGCAGGGGTTGGGACGGAGCTGAGAGCCCACCGGGCTTCCTGGGCTGCTTCAGAGACGTGCTCGTGGACTCGCACCTGGTGGTGCCGGGGGTGGCGTCCGAAGGTTCTGACGTCCAGGCGAACGTCACCGTGGGATGCAGCGACAGAGACAAGTGTGAAGAGAGCCCGTGTCAGAACCGAGGCCGCTGCGTGAGTCAGGGATGGAGGAGCTACCTGTGTGAATGCATCAGGCCACACGAGGGCCACGACTGCGGGGagggtaaaacacacacacacacacacacacacacacaggaaaacacgTGTATCTGCAGCATTCAAGGGGCAGAAGAATCACGTGTATTCCCATTTTCAGTTAGAGGAGAAAGACATGACGTCGATAAGAGCCGCTCTGCCTCgatgaaaataaacatctggATTTAACTCGACCCCAAAGACAAACTTAAGCTGCATCTCTAAAAAGGGCTTAACGTTAACTTAGCTAAAGCTAAAAGTTACCATAGCTACGGAGAAATCACCCATCAGGACGATTAAGTCGGTCTGAAGAGATTACAGTCGTAGTGGAAATAGCACAGAGTGATGCGGGTACGGATAGAAAGCACGCCTTGTTAGTCAGCCTGAGCTGACCCGGCCCGGCCCAGGCCGCTAACACGACCGCGGTGAACCCACATCATCCGTAGACGTCATTAGTCAGGCTAACAGTTGATCCCAAtgaccttttctttctctcctccggGGAGGCAGAGTACATCACTGCCAGGTTTGGGAACAAAAGCCTGGAGAGCTACGCGTTGTTCTCGTTGGACGACGACCCGGGTGACGCCGCCACCGTGTCCATGTTCATCCGCACCAGACAGCCCAGTggcctgctcctcatcctggcCAACAGCACCAGCCAGTACCTGCGTCTGTGGCTGGAAGAGGGCAGGGTCAAAGTTCAGGTCAACACCTTCGAGACCTTCGTCGGCAGGGGCCTGGTCAGTGACGGCCATTTCCACCTGGTGTCTCTGAGGCTGGACTCCACTGAGGCCGTCCTGTTCCAGGCGGCCCAGAACCAGGGCTCGCTGCAGATCCGGCCCATCCAGGCCCAGAGCGGGGACCAGGTGTTCGTCGGGGCCTGCCGGACTCCAGGGCCACGGCCGTGTTCGGCGGCTACTTCAAAGGGTGCTTCCAGGATCTGAGGATCAACAGCAAGCGGCTGCAGTTCTTCCCCGTGGCGGCGCCAGTGGACTCACACAGGCTGGAGAGACTCAGCAGCGTCGCGCGAGGATGCAGCGGCGACGACGCCTGCGCCGTGAGCACCGCCAGTCTGTACCGCGCTGACGTTCCCTTCCCATCCCCGGTCTGACATTTCTCTCTCTGGGCTGATTTCTGTCCCCCCAGGTCAACCCCTGTCTCAACGGCGGGGTGTGTTACTCCATGTGGGATGATTTCGTCTGCAACTGCCCCCCCAACACCGCAGGGCGGCGCTGCGAGGAGGTGAAATGGTGCGAGCTGTCTCCCTGCCCCGACACCGCTGCGTGCCAGCTGCGCTCTCGGGGCTTCGAGTGTGAGTGTCCCGGGACCAGGAGCTGCCCCTCTGAGAGGGAAAGgttgtgtttaaaaatacacTGGGATGGATTTGAGGCAGGAACGGAGCGCCGCGAGCAGCCACGCCGCCATTCCCGTCCCTGAAACGGCTCTTATACCTGCCGACGCCGCCTGTGATTAATAACAGCGTGGCTGGTTACAGGAGGGGACAGACTAAGACATGTTAATCCCCTAGATTACGTCTGCAGACACATGTCTGGGACGATGATGTcacatgtccacacacacatgcaggacaaTGGGGAGTTGATCGGGTGGTTCTGTAGGACATTATAACATCGTTCTTGGACACCTGTCTTGAAAATCCCAGCAGGAAGTCCAATATTCCCTTGAAATGACTGGGttccttttcttttcaggtTTGTCCAACGTGACCTTTCGGGTTGGGAGTAGCGTTTTATCCTACCGGAGCAACGGGAGGATCCATCGACGGCTCCACAGCGTCTCCCTCAGCTTCCGCACGAGACAGCCAAACGCCACGTTGCTTCATGCGCACAAGGACTCGGACCATCTCACGGTCTCCCTGCTGGACTCAcgcctgctggtggagctccagGCTGGGACCGACCAGGCGACGCTCCGAAGCCGGACTCTGCTCTCTGATGGACGGTGGCACAGCGTGGAGCTCCGCCTGGAGGACCAGATaccccccacttcctgttgggtcaTGGCTGCGGACGGAGACGAGGAAGAGAGGAACTCCTCTGGATCGTCGGTAGGAGCTCTGGAGTTCCTCAAGGGGGGTGCAGACGTCTTCCTGGGGGGCATGAGCTTGGATGCTGGCGCGGCGTTCTCGGGTTGCCTTGGGCCGGTGGAGATCGGAGGCCTTCCTCTTCCGTTCCATCATGACACAGAGCTGAAGCTCCCCAGACCTCAAGAGGAGCTGTTCACCATGCTGAACAGCAACGCGGCCCCTCGGCACGGCTGCTGGGGGGCCAGCGTGTGTGCCCCCGGCCCCTGTGAGAACAACGCTGCATGTGAGGACCTGTTCGACCTGCACCGCTGCAGGTGCACGCCCGGGTGGACCGGCCCGTTGTGCCAGGAGTCGACCGACCACTGCGTCTCCGGCCCGTGCGTCCACGGAAACTGCACCAACCGTCCCGGGAGGTTCGAGTGCGCGTGCGAGCCCGGCCACCGTGGCGAGCGCTGCGAGGTCGAGGTGGACGTGTGTGAAGACAGCAAGTGTGTGAACGGAGCCACGTGCCTCAAGGGGTTCCAGAGCTACTCGTGCCTCTGCCCTCAGAACCTGACGGGTCAGTACTGCAGGTGGGTGCGTCCACGGGTCTTTTCCATCAGGTTCTCACCTGGAGCTCCACTGATTTTTAAACTGGTCTCTTTCAGCGAGAAGGTCCCCGACATTCCCTGGTACATTGAGATCAACCCGTAAGTGATCCATCAACACTCTAATGGGGGTGGTCCGAgacccagtcctcaagggtCCTGATCCAGCTGGAGTTTCtgtcagaggagacagaaactcCAGCTTGATTCTGGCTCTTCCGGACCTGGTGTAGACATTACTGTCTAACGGATTCAATAGCAGGTCCACTCACCGCCGCCTTGTGTCCAGGCTTCCTCGGCTGCCGGCGTCTCCCTGCAGGGGCGCGCGGTGGAACTACAGCTGTTTTAACGGAGGGAACTGCTCCGACCTGGACGGCTGCGACTGCCGGCCTGGTTTTACAGGACACTGGTAGGTCACGTCTCCTTGTCTGTAAATGCAGCGTCCGTCAGCACAAGCCAGTCGATCCCGCTTGTGATTCCAGGTGCGAGAAGGACGTGGACGAATGTGCTTCGGACCCGTGCATGAACGGAGGCTTCTGCCTCAACTACGTGAACAGCTTCGAGTGCGCGTGTGACCTGAACCACTCGGGGATCCACTGCCAAATGGACGTCAGCGACTTCTACCTGTACGTGTTCTTGAGCCTCTGGCAGAACCTCTTCCAGCTGATGTCCTACCTCATGATACGCCTGGATGATGAACCAGAGATCGATCTGGGCTTCCAGCtggattaaccccccccccccagcactgaCTGATGTCATAGAAACCTGTCTAAAAATGGCTGGTACACATTTATCAAACGACATgactgtttttaatgtggttctCATAATGAAAACCAGATATTATTTTGTTCCGTGCCTTAAATGAAGACGTTTGTTTGGATCAAAGAGGTTATTTAAGTGATGAGCGACTCAGCAGCTGCTGTATTCATATCAGAACAAGAATCTAGGCGCATCTTTATTCACGGATGCTGAAATTTACTGTATGTAGCCGATGTCAGAGAGTAGGAAAGAATATAAAAGTGGTGAAACCTTTGCAGTTTATGTCACAGAAAGATATCCTTTCCCACACAAAAGAAAGTTCTATACAAATATGCAGGTCCAAGATCCGCCGACACGGTCAGAGCAGATGCCGAAATGAAACTTGAACGCGCACGGATGGGATACTTTAAACCGAAAAACAAGTCCACTTGAACAGGAAGTTTCAATAAATAAGGCTGGGTTCATCATTGGTCTGATATAATGATCATGGGTGCACCTGCCCAGcaggcacgtgcacgcacacgtgtgtgagGGTCAAAATCGAGTCAGTTTTCACATTCAGCCAGACGCAGCACAACCTCTCTTCAGTCCTGCAGGTGGATCTTGCAGTCACACAGCTCCTTGTAGATTCTCTTGCGTATCTTTGGTATGTCCCGCTGTGAGAAGTTCAGAGGTTTTCCCAGCGTCAGGCATCGAGAATACTGGGAAAGACGCATTTAATGGTGAGGGCAGCTCgaatgagtaaaaaaaataaatatatatatatatatgagtgAAGAGCTGATGTCTGTACCTCGAGGACAAAAACGCCGCAGTCGTTCTCGTTGCTCTGTTGCGGTATTTCCTGTgttggacagcagggggcgacaaaACACCACTTTAACTCAGCCGTCCTCCATATTGCATTAGAAAGTTCCCTAATGTAGCAGATTCATGTCAGAGAAGGCAGAAGTGGCTGAACAATTGCTGCACCTCATCAAAGGAGACCGTCCAGCCGTTTTCAAAAGCCGTCTGCTTCCTCTCTTTTGCTTCCGTCATCAAGTATTTCAGGACATTCTGGTAAAAGTGAAGCATAACACggataaaatgaatgaaagtaAAAGGAACCAAAGCGTCGGACAAAACCACATAAACATGTCGTTACCCTGGCGACCTTCTGCAGAGCGTTCCCCTGAGAGTCGTAGAGACAGATCCTCTTTCTGATGTTGTCGGCTGCCACCAGACACCAGTGGACCTCCAGGTGGACGGGCACCAGCAGCAAACTCTTGGAAAACAAATCCACCTGCAAAAAGTGTGAGTTGCATTTAAAACCTCGGCGCCACTAGACATTCAATAATTTTCAAGATGCGTCCTATGGATTTCAGGGAAATCTTCCCATAATCAATAAGAGTAGCAGCTAAATGAGAGCGTTGATTGGGTCACCTGACCTGCTTCGTCCATCTCTTTACTCCATCGTATCCTTTAGTCATCAGCTGTCTGTGGAAGAAGCTGTTGAGGAAATGGAcctaaaagaggaagaaaatgcagttttattaaACCAAAACGATTTGATGACATCAGattgtgacatcatcaggtcCGTTCATTACTGCAGCACTGAATTTTACCTCGTGATTGGCAGAATCCATCATCAGCTCCCCGTACATGTTCAtcacctgaagcagaaacaagcCAACAATGACACTCTGCTAAACCGCGCACGTTACCACATGGATGCGAACGCTGCGTCAACCTGATCATTGAGCCAGTTCTGATCAGCCAGCGTACACAGGTCGTCCAGGGTCAGCGTGTGTTTCTTGTAGACCACCTGAAAGGAGGGCACCGAGTTCTGAACGACCGCAGTTCGGTATCTGTCAACCTCCGGAAAGATGGAGTTTTTGCTGCAATTTGGGGGAATAAAATCCAGTCAATTTGAAGTAAATGCCTCATCAATCAACTTCTGTCCTCCACAACAGACCTGTTGCTGAAATCCATGTTAAACGTCCTCCTCAGGTGTTTAAGCACATCCGTTTTCTGTAGAGGGATGAAACTTCCATACATTCTATAGAAGTTATCAAGAAACTCTACAGAAACGTGGAAATACTGTCACTTCAAACAGCTAGAAAAGGCAGactttttaaagacaaatgaaagaaTACCCACCATGGATGTCCTTCTTCATCACTTCTAGGTTAGGTTCGGTCTGAATGGATGCAGGGTGAACGGCTATTGCGCTGTCGGCCTCGACTCTTTCAGACAGTTCCAGTTTCCTTGTTTCCTTTACATGTGAAGCCAACGCACAAGCTGTAACTGTATCTATTCTTGCTTGGACACCCTGAGAAAGTTCTGTACTTTTACCGACTCCTGCTGAACCTTCTGTTCTCGCTGCAGGTGCAGAAGAACCCCCCCGTGGAACTGTGTTCTGGAGGAAACTGGAACTTGGACAGCCAGACTGACACCCCCTCTGCCTTTTCTGTGTCTTCACACTGAGGTGGGAACTGCTACAACACACCTGTTTCTTTGCACGGAACAAAGCAAAGTTGTATTTCTTTTGCCGCTTTCTCCACATCCaaagctgcagtttaaagtacAATCGCCTCTTGGTCCGCCGGGTGAAATGGGACACTCCTCTGATCGAAGACATCAGTTCCTTTCTTCGCTTGAGACATTTCCGCTCTTTGCCGGTGAGTCTGTGCTGGGTGCATTTGTGCATCTTGCCTTAATGCATAAATTCGTGGGAATCCTTTCAGCTACTGGAGAGATGTGCTGAGGTGAAAGCTTCATTTGCAAGACTGCTAAAGCCTTGGTGATAACATCCGTTTCCAGGCCACGGCCTATATTTATTTGGAGAAGAGGGAAAATATAACGATATGCAAATTTAAACATTATACTTGTCGTCTACGATATATTCTATACGACGGCTGTAACGAAATAATAAAACACTCCTCTGCAACTACTAGTTGATGGTTTACCTCGATGCACATTGTCATGAATACATTTAAAAGGATAATGcattgttttttattcatatgaCACTTCTGCTTAGTTAGCAAACATGGACATGCACGCCGCGGCCACGAGCACTTCCTTACCGCGTCGTTGTTGTCAAACTTCAGAGGCAGGAGAAATATTATAGCGCTACAGTTACGACGACTAATCTCTGCAAAAATCAAACGCTGTTTCATATAAAATATCATGCTTCGCCAACTGGCTGTGTTATCAACAACACACCAATCGCACCATCAACTCAAGCCAAACCCAGTCGCATATTTTATACGTCACTATTGTTGAAGGTCGTACCGAAAACCGGCGAGGCCAAAAAGGACGAAAGGCGAAACAACGTAGGAGAACCGTTTTACATGTTCTTAAGGCGAGCAGCAGGTCACGATAGCACGTAGAaagaaataatgtttttaaatcaCGTCACTTTTGCCCTAAAGATTATTTACTTAActgtttctattttttaaaagtttgaaataaattaaatggaTCATTACAAATGTCTATAAAATGTCATACACTTCATTCAAACTTCCAAAAAGCCACAAATTAAATacttttaaaatctattttagtTGTCTGAACATTTCTTCTTTTAGTGGGATTAGGAGATAAAATCAATTGAGGTTGCTGTTGGTGTCATTTGTCATCGCTTTACTGCTAACATCCGTTTGAGGAAAACAACCAACATTTCACTTGAACTGATCTAATCAGAAGGCTTATCTCCCCTCGTATCCTGGTCATGTCCTGGATCGACATGTACGTGGTTCATCATAGAGCAAATATGGGGGCAGCAGAAgtgactctcctcctccttcaaaTATGTCCCCCCTGCAGGCAAATGTCCTCTTCGCTGAGGTGTCATTGAGCAAGTCGGCCCCCCATCGTCACTGaggtcctgcagctgcagctctgaccttCACAAACAAAGACAGCTGCTTATTTGGATGTTTTGACGTGAACCCCTATATGGTCAGTcaaaaaacatcctttttttttttgaatgaaaCCTATAGATTTGGGAGGGGGGAGTAACCTACCATTGATTTAAACTAAAGATAAGTTGTCCCATACCAGACTTTGTCTGACAGAATTTGTTTTGGCAAAAATCCTAAAAGTGGGCTACAGCACCATGTGACGCATGAACCAGGAGGGATGCCTCCGATGTTTGACTTGGCTCCGTTTCCCCGTTTGAAGTGCAAGATATATAAACGTTAGCCTGCATGAATTTGCCTCTGTCGAGTCCTCTCTGCTTTTCTCTGAAACTTCTTGATTGCTCATCATCTTCAGGCATGAATCTTCTGAGTGTCtctgtggtcctggtggtgctggtgggagcCTGGGCCCAAATCAAAGTCACGCGGCCCCTGTGCGACTCTGCCGAGGCAGAGGAGGCTGCTCTGGCTGCACAGGATTACCTCAACGGCCAGCACACTCACGGCTACAAGTACACCCTGAACAGGATCGAGGACATCAAGGTCATGGCTATGGTGCGTCAGTAGGTCCTTTTCTAGTTCAAGGTGAAGGTAGCAGATTAGGATGACTAAATAACAAAATGTGCCAACTGATTGTCCCTTTTTTGTTAGCCAGGCAGGATGCtgtaaaaagcaaacatttgcaCAAAAATCAGCTAAAGCAACGTTGAATACTACGGTCCGTTTTTAATTTCCACGTTTGTCACGTAGCCTGATGGAAACAGCACCTACGTGCTGGAGGTGGACCTGCTGGAGACAGACTGTCACGTGTTGGACCCCACGCCACTCGCCAACTGCACAGTCCGACCTAAAATGATGACGGTGAGACTACATTTACATTGCATAGGATagaaaaacaggacaaacagtCCAGGGTGACTGAAATTTGTGTCCCGTCAGTCGGTTGAAGGGGACTGCGACGTGGTGATGAAgaaagtgggcggagctttTACTGTTACAGCGTTCAAGTGTAAAACAGAAGGTAAGACCGTCGCGTCACATCCTAAGACCCGAGCACGGCCGCACAGGTGTGAAGTGCACGTGTCTGTACTGTCTGGCAGAATCGACGGAGGACCTGTGTCTTGGCTGTCCCGTTCTCCTGCCTCTGAATGACACCACAGCTCTGAGCTTTGTTCGAGAGACTCTGGTGACCGTCAACAACAGGACCAAGAACATCACCTACTCCCTCCTGGAAGTTGGACGGATGTCGTCACAGGTCAGCCTCAGACTCACTTGCTCGGTGTGAGTTTCTACTCACATTTCTGCCGTCACCTCATCGACAGCTGTATTGATGTTTCAGGTCGTGTCTGGGGGGCCGACCTACATTGCAGAATATATCATTACTGAGGCTAATTGCACGGAGACCTGCTCCCCGCTTCTTGATGCCAGTGCTGTAAGCATAAAAGAAATACACACGACTACATTTTCCTGAGCGAATTttgaaaatgctgaaaaatcTGATCGGGTCTTTCTTAGGCTCGCGGCATCTGTTATGCTAAAGGGAAAGAAGGGGCTCACACAGTGGACTGCAAGATGTTCCCAGTTCAGGTAAAATGCTGCATCAAACTTCTTCAGACATTTGTAAAAGCAGATGTTTAAGCATTTATTTTCCTGATGTGCACTTTCCAGATGCCTGCCGCAGATTCCAACACCACTGTGGCAGCTGCCTCACCACCCCATGTCCACGCCCACGCCCAtgcccacccccaccaccataGTTTCAGACACCACAAACTCACTGCCCTCCACAACCCCCACCTAAGCGACCTTCTGTCCTCCGAATCATCAGAATCAGGTGAAGTGGCACCAACTGCCGCTGCGGTCGATGGCACCCCGGGCCCGGCCACTGACAGCTCAGCAGCCTCAGCTGCCAACAGCGCAGTGACCCCAGAGGCTGATGCCCCCGCCCCCATCGTGAAGAGGGATGCACCTGTCGAACCCGTGTTGGAGGCAAACCCCGTTCTTCTGGTGCCACTTTGCCCAGGAAGAGTCAGACACTTCTGAGTGTTTGGATTTCAGACTTTTCCCTCCCCCGAACTACACTGAACAGTCTAGATTAAAATCACTTTCAGTGGGTGACCCACACAGGAGCTAATCATTCCAAAGCAACTGTAAAATATAACATTTGTATTTGAATAAAAGTTGGATCAAGAAAACTAAAGTTTCCACTGCACACAAAAGCCCACTCTGAGGCTTTTACTCATACGCAAAGTGAATGATTAACCTTCTCTAGTAGACTTTGAATAAACGGGATCGATTTAGTTCTTCCAGGGATTGCAAAATAAAGTTTGCCCAATATGTTGACCGACGCCATCATTTTGAACCCACTCACAATAAGATCGTACTTAACAGCTGCAATCATGAACATTTCCACAAGTCTTCTGAATTTATAGTCAACGCTTCTGAGGGGGTATTAAGGGGCCACAGGTGATCCAAGGGTCAATGTTCAGAAAGTACTAGTTAGTAAAGCAGAATAAGCAGCACAGATTGAACTAGGACGTTTTATCTTAACAGCTGAAGCACAGCGACATTGAAGCTGGTTGGATAAAATGTCCTTGAGACTAAACTAAAGTCATTTGGTTATAAATAAAACTACCATACATTtcaatcttttattttaatgacacTCAATTCTGTTTCCAACTTCCTTCCCATGATGCATCAGTCCTGAAAAAGATGTAGtttagtttaaaaagaaaaaggttcagACAATAACTGGTGTACCTTTGCTTTCTG from Takifugu flavidus isolate HTHZ2018 chromosome 15, ASM371156v2, whole genome shotgun sequence includes:
- the LOC130538866 gene encoding LOW QUALITY PROTEIN: protein crumbs homolog 1-like (The sequence of the model RefSeq protein was modified relative to this genomic sequence to represent the inferred CDS: inserted 1 base in 1 codon), which encodes MLRFSVHVWMFWTLCSGAFCRDLISGCEQQPCQNGGVCESHGEGFTCLCSQQSRNGRLYGGETCATVLTGCDGNRCENGGICAPLFINNQHAHACSCLAGFAGPNCETTTVFSFESRGYMYVETQPRGPEAPMNVTFDFRSEGPVGTLVQHRVDDLVLSIELCDGHLCLRSLRGQGSGTLVQQLPEFLSDSRWHRVEASLGGVFSFIRLICTGQNCTGFSGAEVQLRRPPNVVPEPGAARQSLFIGGGRRGWDGAESPPGFLGCFRDVLVDSHLVVPGVASEGSDVQANVTVGCSDRDKCEESPCQNRGRCVSQGWRSYLCECIRPHEGHDCGEEYITARFGNKSLESYALFSLDDDPGDAATVSMFIRTRQPSGLLLILANSTSQYLRLWLEEGRVKVQVNTFETFVGRGLVSDGHFHLVSLRLDSTEAVLFQAAQNQGSLQIRPIQAQSGDQVFVXGLPDSRATAVFGGYFKGCFQDLRINSKRLQFFPVAAPVDSHRLERLSSVARGCSGDDACAVNPCLNGGVCYSMWDDFVCNCPPNTAGRRCEEVKWCELSPCPDTAACQLRSRGFECLSNVTFRVGSSVLSYRSNGRIHRRLHSVSLSFRTRQPNATLLHAHKDSDHLTVSLLDSRLLVELQAGTDQATLRSRTLLSDGRWHSVELRLEDQIPPTSCWVMAADGDEEERNSSGSSVGALEFLKGGADVFLGGMSLDAGAAFSGCLGPVEIGGLPLPFHHDTELKLPRPQEELFTMLNSNAAPRHGCWGASVCAPGPCENNAACEDLFDLHRCRCTPGWTGPLCQESTDHCVSGPCVHGNCTNRPGRFECACEPGHRGERCEVEVDVCEDSKCVNGATCLKGFQSYSCLCPQNLTGQYCSEKVPDIPWYIEINPLPRLPASPCRGARWNYSCFNGGNCSDLDGCDCRPGFTGHWCEKDVDECASDPCMNGGFCLNYVNSFECACDLNHSGIHCQMDVSDFYLYVFLSLWQNLFQLMSYLMIRLDDEPEIDLGFQLD
- the ahsg2 gene encoding alpha-2-HS-glycoprotein 2: MNLPLSSPLCFSLKLLDCSSSSGMNLLSVSVVLVVLVGAWAQIKVTRPLCDSAEAEEAALAAQDYLNGQHTHGYKYTLNRIEDIKVMAMPDGNSTYVLEVDLLETDCHVLDPTPLANCTVRPKMMTSVEGDCDVVMKKVGGAFTVTAFKCKTEESTEDLCLGCPVLLPLNDTTALSFVRETLVTVNNRTKNITYSLLEVGRMSSQVVSGGPTYIAEYIITEANCTETCSPLLDASAARGICYAKGKEGAHTVDCKMFPVQMPAADSNTTVAAASPPHVHAHAHAHPHHHSFRHHKLTALHNPHLSDLLSSESSESGEVAPTAAAVDGTPGPATDSSAASAANSAVTPEADAPAPIVKRDAPVEPVLEANPVLLVPLCPGRVRHF
- the LOC130538872 gene encoding sentrin-specific protease 5-like isoform X1; this translates as MHKCTQHRLTGKERKCLKRRKELMSSIRGVSHFTRRTKRRLYFKLQLWMWRKRQKKYNFALFRAKKQVCCSSSHLSVKTQKRQRGCQSGCPSSSFLQNTVPRGGSSAPAARTEGSAGVGKSTELSQGVQARIDTVTACALASHVKETRKLELSERVEADSAIAVHPASIQTEPNLEVMKKDIHEFLDNFYRMYGSFIPLQKTDVLKHLRRTFNMDFSNSKNSIFPEVDRYRTAVVQNSVPSFQVVYKKHTLTLDDLCTLADQNWLNDQVMNMYGELMMDSANHEVHFLNSFFHRQLMTKGYDGVKRWTKQVDLFSKSLLLVPVHLEVHWCLVAADNIRKRICLYDSQGNALQKVARNVLKYLMTEAKERKQTAFENGWTVSFDEEIPQQSNENDCGVFVLEYSRCLTLGKPLNFSQRDIPKIRKRIYKELCDCKIHLQD
- the LOC130538872 gene encoding sentrin-specific protease 5-like isoform X2; the protein is MKKDIHEFLDNFYRMYGSFIPLQKTDVLKHLRRTFNMDFSNSKNSIFPEVDRYRTAVVQNSVPSFQVVYKKHTLTLDDLCTLADQNWLNDQVMNMYGELMMDSANHEVHFLNSFFHRQLMTKGYDGVKRWTKQVDLFSKSLLLVPVHLEVHWCLVAADNIRKRICLYDSQGNALQKVARNVLKYLMTEAKERKQTAFENGWTVSFDEEIPQQSNENDCGVFVLEYSRCLTLGKPLNFSQRDIPKIRKRIYKELCDCKIHLQD